The sequence AAGTCCCCAGCACTAAGATATATAGTTGTGAGAGCCACACATGAACTTTAAATTACGACTATCCCAGGACTAAGATATATAGTCGTAAGAGCCACACATGACCTTTAAATTACGACTATCCCAGCACTAAGATATATAGTCGTGAGAGTCACACATGAACTTTAAATTATGACTATCCCATCGCTAAGATATAAAGTCGTAAGAGCCACACATGAACTTTAAATTACGACTATCCCAGCACTAAGATATATAGTCGTGAGAGCCACACATGAACTTTAAATTACGACTATCCCAGCACTAAGATATATAGTCGTAAGAGCCACACATGAACTTTAAATTACGACTATCCCAGCACTAAGATATATAGTCGTAAGAGCCACACATGAACTTTAAATTACGACTATCCCAGCCCTAAGATATATAGTCGTGAGAGTCACACATGAACTTTAAATTACGACTATCCCATCGCTAAGATATATAATCGTAAGAGCCACACACGACCTTTAAATTACGACTATCCCAGCACTAAGACAAAGTCGTGAGAGCCACACATGAACTTTAAATTACGACTATCCCAGCGCTAGGAGAGCTTCGAAGATCTAGGCCCTGGTATTGGCGTCAACGCCTGTGTAGTTCGCTTGAAGGCTATGATGGTATGTCTAAGTTCTGAAGAATCAAGAGACGAGAATAGTGGTGACAAACCTGATCAAATTGTACAGGAACTATGCTTGTTGTGGAATGAATATTGCTCTATAGACGAAAACATCTGAAGACAGCTGAGATGAGGTGAAAAGGGATTTGACTTAACTTTATATGTAAGAacatttcgctcatatgacagTGAGGGAAACAGTTTCTAAATGTGCTAGCCACTCGGTCTAGCCATGCCTACCCGTTACTAGCCCCAAATTATTCACTAGCCGAAAATTTGAATACAGAAACTAAATTAAACTAAACATTACAAAAAGAGATGTGAATAAGATATTGCCGGCATGACACGGGCTTCATCATTAAGCTACTAGTGTGATGAACATATATGATAGACTATAATCCTAGAAAGTGATGTAACAGTGTGTAACACCTTatcaagtcggagagagtgatgtagtaaaaatgaccccatgaaaattcaccagCCATTTGAGACAAAGACTGTGAAGCTGTACTGGTCCGACTGGATTTCTAATTGCCACGGGCTAGCTGGCAAGTAGCTAGCTGCATGAGTGCatatgtggctgcttgtactcgCCCAGACTTAAGTGCAAGccaactgagataccatgccacagtgaATACACCACTCAGACAcgttatactgactccgagctgaccagtccttgttgtacccatcaATGCCGaacgccaggcagggaccaacaagtaccatacattaaacGTGTTTTGGTAGGACGTGGGCGTGGATCGTACCatcgaccttccgctctccgaccggcgctctaaccactaaACCGTGGAGGCGATCTATATTTAAAGGGTGATACCAACAAATACACGCAAGTCTGTCACAACAGATAATCAATTTATGTcgttgtatttttaaaatatgaggaaatgaaattcttgtttgttttgtgtttaacgCCAAATTCAGCCACACTTTAGTTGTATGCCCGAGTTATATACGTAAATAAACGAGCCTGGCACAGACAATTctgtgttcaacagcatgagcatcgatctacgtaactgggataccatctctcaaccaagccagcaggcctgatcacccgatcctgctaGTCGCTAAGACTTCCATATTTCAACTTATGACTGACGGTCAGTGGTGGAGcaacgatcgctttgaggagtGGGACCCTGGAAGCTATTTTAACTTCACTTCGTAAATTCGTGATGTGTGAAAAATGCATGCCATCAGATTTTCCAAGAACCCCCTGACAAATCAGTTTTGTAGGTAAAAGTTGCTTTTCAGGTTTAACAAGCCCAATCTTACTATTGTCGATACGATATCAAAGACAACAGAACCGTTTTGTTATTCTATGTTTGTCAAACATGATAGATTGACTTCAGTTTCACATAAAAGTGGAATTTCTGCCACGACTATTTTCCAAGATGTTATTACTGCCGCTATGTAAATACGATACAAATGTATATAAAACTATTTAATTTTCTTCAGTCAGATAGCAGTGATTTAGAATAATTTGGATATGCAAACTTCGTACAGCAGTTCCAGTTCATTTTGATACTCTGAAATTACTACTTCATGACGTGATTTCCAAAAAGTAATATCCGTAGCATCGAACTCAGAACAAAATACACTAATCACTGAGTCAGATTTGCTTGTTTGGTTATTAAAGCCACACTCgtctatattccagctatggcagcggtctgtggcctggaacagacaatccagtgatcaataacatcagaACTGATTTACGttactgggacacgatgacatgtgtcaagcaagtcggcGGACAtgatcactcgatcccgttagtcgccttttacacaagcatgggttgctgaagacagattctaaaccggatcttcacgggttcacgTACTGTATAAGAGccacaactgtcacctgtttcaaGTCTGCAAGGTACCTGCAGATATCGACGACGGCGGACAATAGAGAAGTACAAACGCCGATGTGAACTTTCGACagattggatagtgtttacaaaggcCTGTCATGAAACCGCCATAAAGTCATTCATGTGTTTTAGAATGCAATACCAAATGGTCCTTGTCAGCAATACCAAGTGTAGAGATGCTACCAAAGGAAATATACTTGATGTGAAAACGAACAATGTGCTGGTAAGGCTGCGCTTGTTTTGATATGCAAACACAGAAAAATCACGTTTTTACGTTTTCACACTGTGTAACATTTTCTCAAATTGTCAGACATTCACCGACTTACgaaattgacaatgtttctgtCCACCGTCACGATGCAATGACAGCGGAATCACCGGCCTTTCTAATTTCTCTATGCTGCAATAAACACACAGTCTCTGATTACTTTACGTTACGTCTTTATGTACAAACTACCCCTGAATCAAAGCATGATTCCTCAATAAATCCTGGGTGCCGGTGGCAGAGTGTTTGTCATTTTATATACGTCTGTCATGGGTAGCGATGTTGTAAgtcaacattgttgtatataTAGTGGTAAAATTTGAGGCAACATCTGATTGAACGTGATGTATATGAAACCATTCAAATGAATAACAATTTTCAGTGGCCTACATATTCGTCTCACCGGTTCAGAAAATATTAAGCACGTGCATGTTTTGCTCGTGCTTGCAGGTGAAATGGatgcatgtacatatttacCAATACATTGTTTCAAGAGTAGTGCTGTGTGAGTTGACTATTCAGTAAAATGGCCCACAAAATGGCAGAATGAGAGGTGACATGTCTTTGCGACTGATTACAAGACAGCGTCAGCGAAACACCGCAGGACAGGTGAAGTCAAGGTTGTTGCTGGTCAAGGTGGATTCAAAGAGACCGATTTGATGGATGATAGACGGCTGCTACGATCCGGCTTTGATTcgccacgtgggtacaatgtgtgaaacccatttctggtgtcccccgccagggtgttgctggaatattgctaaaagcggcgtaaatctaaacttactcactcactcacactatcaaatGCACACGTATAACGTAAAGTACACTTCGACGTCTCTGTTTGATTGCCACCGAGACgatttaaccccctggatgccgagttttttttcaggcgcacattttcataaggtttgaaaagtgaacgttgtgcgagatttgcgctcgcgtggtcctggatctgcgtacggctatgaaattgcacagacatgtagaatatttgatttcctatccgttggtataaatatatttgcggctacctcaggagtttcagaaatagacactgctaaaagttgtccaaaacttttgtgtgtgttcaaaaacagtaaatttctcagttttttatcgtgcaccaataaaagcactctgctacgatttttttaatttggcatctttaaggaaagtgtgagcgaagaaaatacagcttgatatctgaacgacataagtgtatatgaaatggatgtatgtgctaatgcataacgtcatactcacaaaatcaaaaatgacccgcaataaatgtcaaaaatcgattttctactatgacgtcaaacgtcgacagagaggtcatggacgtataaagataagggggcataactcagctatggtttacattaggtcaatgtaactccgatcacatggagagaatttgctgtggatatggacagtatattttcgtgatgttttgttcacagtgaaccaaactattccaatacaaatttccccaatgtgagcggataccttttggtagtttcacaatttgtaagaaaagatgccagtgtactacatcaaaaatcaggcaatagcgatttggatgtccctatccgatacatattttagttcttagattcccatattctcgtgtttgtgtatatgtattttgattaattttccatcattagtaacggagtaacagccacattttcaaacgtaatgaaataattgaaaataatgctacattttagttgacgtcacagcatgttttgtgcattttgtgacgtcggaaaaagactactctggttgctgattagtatatatctaacctaatttccactcaatgtgtaaaagatatcgACTTCTGtatcagaattcaacactttttagccaaaatgtaaaatgaatggttttatcactgaaatagtgtcctgaatatatcaacaattacacggttttactacatatcttattgtgagcaacacgcgcacctgcctagcatcaatttagcttaaatgaaaatttcacaacacctgaatattcattgagtattcatttaggaaaaagacttttcttctcatgattatgaaatcaattcccttcataagtatgcaatgaaaggtacaaagagatcgctttttcagtaaagaagtattagaaaatggacgtgaTGCTTGtcgaaattaagacttgacctgatgtatatatttttaacaatttccgtataaatattgtttgagttagacattctgccaccagatatattttaatcgcatttgaattgactttattatcgaaaaacaatgataatgaatcatgaagcgttttgacaaagtcgcacctggtcaattaatattcataatagttttgtctataaatacgacacaaaccaatacaatgaacaagacaattcctttaaatagtagtatgtgtgcccctacatttgataaactgtacaaatcattttcattaatattatccgttttacttctaagttggaattaaatcgctttTTATTAACTTGTTCATATGTagctgcaatatttgtcccaacgtattgaatattgcacatcacgtgaactaaagcacatgcttcagtaatggctacgtgtgatcttccaacacttgtgtagaggcttaaaatgtggtataatacacttactgagtcaatttcccatgtaaatattattcaaaccatcaaaagctttcaaagaataaaaacggataccttatatccacacatgatatggtgttgaacatggatatatgtagatactgaaatcagtttcatgaaaaaatatctgaacgatgcgcaaaatatacatcacaatactaaaagtgcaatcggaatggtatgggcattgtgtttacgcTTGTTCAatcgaccttcacctcaaagaaattgcctaatatgtgcaacaatgttgacgtatgacatcactacctatgaccgatttctttcaaaatggcggcttcgctgacaagggtacacaggattttgcgacgactttttgcttgattcagggatcttttgtatataaatgtgagctgtaagtaatcagaattattctgactatctgtgtattgtgatatgttcttatcgtttatattgtaaatgacggaagaagccagaaatgccgataagtaccgttgtcgttctccgtgattttgcgtcagtcatggcgtcacgctgcactaaaagtttgacagtttcttatgaattaccaaattatttcattgtatgtattttcaatttgctattttttgccacgatactcttcccctgaatatactaagcgtattgagccattgtaagcaatgattagagggctggatgttgggAAATTTTCGAATATGCTacacagtgtaaaattggattttttctttgtttacgtgtcacagcgttcgttttcatacaaaatatatttcgtttcgttttgtctagacagttggtattggtgacaaagactatttgtaatttgattctaagatatatggggaattcaatgatgcatttgtcgcagctaactatgaagtatacatgatgtaatgggcttctcaataccggccttctcgaaacgtggttttgtaaacactatccaatatggcggaaagcgcacttcggcgttcgtgtaagtgtattttcgaaaacatcccaaccgattctgggtacatcggtgacgtttcagaattatcattcctggttacatgaaaacttgatatcagtgatcattaatatgctatttttgaaattcaccactcccagtaattatccattttcacatttcaatacatactgcaaataacgctgtgaatctcgattttgtatagtttgaaaaatggcgacatttacgaagaagcctattttgaaaggcgattttaagcactttagcttggtttgagatgatagtggatggtatcaagaaactggaaattttccgcagaattcaaaactgtgaagtatttatatatgcgtggtatatttagaattttattggacttccaagtgaggtatgtagaggacggacatatatgtccctgtggcatccagggggttaaaggcTTATCACGTGTTTATGGGTGTGATTTCAGCATAATCATTGGCATGACACTGATCACTAAATGGCTGTTTTCAAGACAAAGTTTTTCAAagttcgacccgtgaaggtcccgggttagaataggccttcagcaacccatgcttgccataaaagacgactcagcttgtcgtaagaggcgagtaacggggtcgggtggtcaggttcgctgacttggttgacacatgtcatcggttcccaattgcgcagatcgatggtcatgttgttgatcactggattgtctggtccagtctcgattatttacagactgccatcatatagctgaaatattgctgagtgcagaacgaaactcactcattctctcaaaATTGAGTTCAATGGATAAATACCcaatgaatatttacatttacatgcatacatacagtaaACGATGGATGTCAAATTCGTCACATGTCAAAAGGGCGAGATTTACGACGTACATAATTACTGCCAGTCATTTCAGCAATGATTGTATTTCACCTGAAACCAGTACGTTAGATTGAGAAGCAGAGATATATTTGTCCTTCTGGCATCGAGGAATAAATAAAACTGAGATGTTTCGGGTGGtgattgttttcagtttaattttgtATATTGTGAGTTTAGTCACTGCAGAATGGGTGCATGTATCACCGAACTGGTTAAATCCTGCAGTAATCATCTACAGATTTCCAGTCTCCCTTTGTTAAGTAACAATATTTGAGTAACACTGCTTGTGTTGTGTGGCAGTGCGAGGCTATTGCTGGCTGAGAAGACTGCCGAGCACCTCTGTATGTCTGTGACGTCACcagcagtgtgacgtcactgtcaaTGTACAAATGGCGCCAAGTCAGTTGGGTGAACCTCGGCTCAGTCTGAGGTCACAGAGTGCagcgacatgtaaacaaacgGTTTTTTGTTGTCTGTTTTATGATTCGCGATATTCTAAGAACAGAATCATTAAAATTAACACAGAATTACGTTAAGACGGGCGACATTAACGCACAATCACTTACCGTTTATGTTTACACTCAGTTTACAATTTTCCTACCTGATCAtgcgaggttccaaacacaaaacatgacaaaatgtctgaaaattcattcaacaacttttatttatattaaaaaagaaaaaagggaAATCACCTGAATCGTGACCCACGACTACGTGAACGGCACACACCACACCGCGTCAATAACGACATCGTCTCTGTCCACACCGACACTGACTCAGTGTGCaccacgtgacaccaggagATCCAACATTCGCTGATGTCTCCTGAGTCTCGCCCAGTCTCTCGCGTAGTCGGCCGCTGTCTTCCCGTAGTTGTTCCTGGCGTTGATGTCCACCACGTTCATGGACAGTATCAGCTTCACCGTCTCCAGGTCCCCACTAATACAGGCGTAGTGAAGGACGTTGTCACCGCCcctgtccaccagtgacacatcagcccctctacccaccaggaactccaccacgTCACTGTGTTCATACAGTGCTGCCCGCATCACCGGTGTCATGCTGTTCcatcctctactgttgatgtccaccaCGTTCATGGACACGATCAGCTTCACCGTCTCCAGGTCTCCATTATAACAGGCCCAGTGAAGGACGTTGTCACCGAAcctgtccaccagtgacacatcagcccctctacccaccaggaactccaccacgTCCCTGTATCCACGCCATGCTGCCGCCATCACCGGTGTCCTGCTGTACcgtcctctactgttgatgtccaccaCGTTCATGGACAGTATCAGCTTCACCGTCTCCAGGTGTCCACCTCTACAGGcccagtgaaggatgttgttaccCCACtcgtccaccagtgacacatcagcccctctacccaccaggaactccaccacgTCCCTGTGTCCCTTCCATGCTGCCGCCATCACCGGTGTCCTGCTGCCTCTTCTATAGTTGATGTCCACGTCACCCTCGgccaggatccgcttcactCTCTCCAGGTCACCGTCCCTGCTGGCGTAGTAGAGGTCGCGGCCTGCTGCTGGTGATGGAgtcgctgtaacacaaagtaaactGTGTACACCAGACATCTTTGTCACACGTCAACAATGTTTACATCACGTTGATACGTGACTCGTACATTGCTACgtcatttaaacaattccatcaCGACTGACAACAATGCAACATGAcgggaatgtcaacatgtggtTTCTGGAATTAACGACGGTGTGTTTAATACATAATAATAAGTTTCTGTTAGAGTCAGATGTTGTAGCTTTATTTTGTGACTTGAgagtgttgatgtttgttgaacATTACAAGGTGATAGTGCCAGTACAACTGTTGCTGCTGGGTTTTCCAACCTACCGTGTTTGtcagagtcttgtgtcgtcactggcGGCGGTGGAACCGTCTTGGTGGGTGTCAGATCCTCACTCGCGTCAGTCGTGGAGACTGAAACAGGGAACATGATGTTCAGAACACTATACATCGCACATAAGCATTTCTACTGCTGGCCTGTTTTCGCCTTTCCTGATATGGTTTGCCTTTCACTATTATGTATGATTAAATTCTAAATACATATCTTATGGGAAAAAGTATTAATCAAATATCGTTCTAACTGACTGAGATAATTCTTACTAGCAAGAAAAACTTATACTTCCCAATATTATTTTTGACAGTTCTGTGATTGACAACGTCGATCGGTACCGGGGTGAGATCCATCCCTCAAGTCAATATCACCACGGGCATATACATCAGTGTGGTAAATACAGGGAGAAATAACAACTGCACTTCCTGCCTGCTGGGTTTTCCCACCTACCCTGTAGGTCTTGTGTCGTTACTGGCGCTGGTGGAAACGTGCTGTTTGGGCTC comes from Haliotis asinina isolate JCU_RB_2024 chromosome 13, JCU_Hal_asi_v2, whole genome shotgun sequence and encodes:
- the LOC137259873 gene encoding uncharacterized protein, with translation MELSTVVFLSFVLCAMGDVHAGESLEILTTRVRVVEQDLSLWKFSSMKTETKLMNKFKVWKESLKEELTSSFLPSLIEPLVKQAITNILTEDDIGHQTNGKVLEEVHSLKDNAQYIKTRLRAITQDLRHVERESDTYRKRVRKERSELTKDIRALQMQVNQTVVRATSYARMLRSELNQTIDDVLETNQTLAGLTQYFRTLNTSCVVTEREMKSYREGLQEMRSNVSTDIRSLNIQLNQTISDQFDTNQTLSGLTQDFRTLNTSFLGMRKEIKELSTMTYRGTTEAAADPSPNSTFPPAPVTTQDLQVSTTDASEDLTPTKTVPPPPVTTQDSDKHATPSPAAGRDLYYASRDGDLERVKRILAEGDVDINYRRGSRTPVMAAAWKGHRDVVEFLVGRGADVSLVDEWGNNILHWACRGGHLETVKLILSMNVVDINSRGRYSRTPVMAAAWRGYRDVVEFLVGRGADVSLVDRFGDNVLHWACYNGDLETVKLIVSMNVVDINSRGWNSMTPVMRAALYEHSDVVEFLVGRGADVSLVDRGGDNVLHYACISGDLETVKLILSMNVVDINARNNYGKTAADYARDWARLRRHQRMLDLLVSRGAH